The following are from one region of the Bradyrhizobium septentrionale genome:
- a CDS encoding saccharopine dehydrogenase family protein, which produces MKRDFDLIVYGATGYTGRLIAEYLATSYRGDDAPCWAIAGRSTDKLQKIRADIGAPDDLPLVKADAAEPASLRSMCERAAVVVTTVGPYQLHGPELVAACVATGTAYVDLCGEPGWMRRMIDVHHEEAKRTGARIVFSCGFDSIPFDLGVLTLQEKAREKFGRPARRVKARLRKVKGGMSGGTAASAQATLAAAARDPALIRLLTDPFALTPGFTGPSQPSGLVPEYDTSLHAWLVPFPMAPINTKNVHRTNFLLGHPYGRDFVYDEMMVAPGLGDIASVTTEAFATVVSLFGTGGLKSGAGPTREARERGFYDIFFLGEVPDGGRVEAVVTGDRDPGYGSTSKMIAESALCLVRDVQGEGGIWTPGALMGPALRERLKARAGLTFSAR; this is translated from the coding sequence GTGAAGCGGGACTTCGACCTCATCGTCTATGGCGCGACGGGTTACACCGGCCGTCTCATCGCCGAATATCTGGCGACATCCTATCGCGGCGACGATGCTCCGTGCTGGGCAATTGCGGGACGTTCGACCGACAAACTCCAGAAGATCCGTGCCGACATCGGCGCACCGGACGATTTGCCGTTGGTGAAGGCGGATGCCGCCGAGCCGGCCAGCCTGCGTTCGATGTGCGAGCGCGCGGCCGTGGTCGTCACCACGGTCGGGCCCTATCAGCTTCACGGTCCCGAGCTAGTGGCGGCCTGCGTGGCCACCGGCACGGCCTATGTTGATCTTTGCGGCGAACCGGGCTGGATGCGGCGCATGATCGACGTCCATCACGAAGAGGCGAAACGGACCGGCGCGCGCATCGTCTTCTCCTGTGGCTTCGATTCCATCCCGTTCGACCTCGGTGTGCTCACGTTGCAGGAGAAAGCGCGCGAGAAATTCGGACGCCCGGCGCGGCGGGTCAAGGCTCGTCTGCGCAAGGTGAAGGGCGGCATGTCCGGTGGGACCGCGGCGAGCGCTCAGGCGACGCTGGCCGCCGCGGCGCGCGACCCGGCCCTGATCCGGCTGCTGACCGATCCGTTCGCGTTGACGCCGGGCTTCACCGGGCCGTCTCAGCCGTCGGGCCTCGTCCCCGAATATGACACGAGCTTGCACGCGTGGCTCGTGCCGTTCCCGATGGCGCCGATCAACACCAAGAACGTGCACCGCACGAACTTCCTGTTGGGCCATCCCTACGGCAGGGACTTCGTTTATGACGAGATGATGGTGGCGCCGGGACTTGGGGACATCGCGAGCGTGACGACGGAGGCGTTCGCCACGGTGGTGTCCTTGTTCGGGACCGGCGGTCTCAAAAGTGGAGCAGGCCCGACCCGGGAAGCGCGCGAGAGGGGCTTCTACGACATCTTCTTTCTGGGCGAGGTGCCGGATGGCGGGCGGGTCGAGGCCGTCGTCACCGGCGACCGCGATCCGGGCTACGGCTCGACCAGCAAGATGATCGCCGAGAGCGCACTCTGCCTCGTGCGCGACGTGCAGGGCGAGGGCGGCATCTGGACGCCAGGCGCGCTGATGGGGCCGGCCTTGCGCGAGCGTCTGAAGGCGCGTGCCGGCCTCACCTTCAGCGCGCGTTGA